A genomic window from Candidatus Pelagisphaera phototrophica includes:
- a CDS encoding ATP-binding cassette domain-containing protein, translating to MIVAENLTKTFRDKKRGLVKAVSNVSLTSDPGKIFGLLGANGAGKTTTLRMLATLLEPTRGTATIAGFSIRDDPQEVRRNIGFLSGSTALYGRLSAREMIQYFGKLNGMSGPELTSRINELVERLEIGEFQNARCDKLSTGQKQRVSIARSIVHSPPVMIFDEPTNGLDVMTSQTIMAFIEQCRTDSLTVVFSTHIMSEVERLCDHVAIVHKGIIAAEGSVRDLHAQTGETSIEKAFLKIVNGMETENV from the coding sequence GTGATAGTCGCCGAAAACCTCACCAAAACCTTTCGTGATAAGAAACGCGGCCTCGTTAAAGCGGTCTCCAATGTCAGCCTAACTAGCGACCCTGGAAAAATCTTCGGCCTCCTCGGGGCAAACGGTGCCGGGAAGACCACTACCCTCCGAATGCTAGCTACACTTCTCGAACCGACGAGAGGAACCGCGACCATCGCGGGTTTCAGCATTAGGGATGATCCTCAGGAGGTGCGGCGAAATATCGGGTTCCTGTCCGGGAGCACCGCTCTTTATGGCCGCTTGAGCGCTCGCGAGATGATCCAATATTTCGGTAAACTCAACGGAATGAGCGGCCCCGAACTGACTAGCCGGATCAACGAGCTCGTAGAGCGCCTCGAAATCGGCGAATTCCAGAACGCCCGTTGTGACAAGCTCTCTACGGGTCAGAAGCAGCGAGTCTCCATAGCACGCTCCATAGTGCACAGTCCACCCGTCATGATCTTTGACGAACCCACCAACGGCCTCGATGTGATGACTTCGCAAACAATCATGGCATTTATCGAACAGTGCCGCACTGATTCACTGACCGTCGTGTTTTCCACTCACATCATGAGTGAAGTTGAGCGTCTTTGCGACCACGTCGCGATCGTTCACAAAGGAATTATTGCAGCCGAGGGAAGTGTTCGGGATCTGCACGCCCAGACAGGCGAAACCTCAATCGAGAAAGCCTTCCTGAAAATTGTAAATGGAATGGAGACAGAAAATGTCTAG
- the ribB gene encoding 3,4-dihydroxy-2-butanone-4-phosphate synthase: MSQIEEEIAFDSVEEAIEEIAAGRPVIVTDDESRENEGDLIVAASKVTPEVVNMMIQHARGLICAPCTGHHLQRLGINRMVDENREAHKTDFTISIDAADGITTGISAYDRFRTLQLLGNPDTSPDEFVQPGHIFPLKARDGGVLERAGHTEAAIDLASLAGLFPCAAICEILNDDGSMARIPELCVFKEKFGLKMISIAALIEYRRKRDKLVDEVSELPFESEFGSFRLKVFRSKLDHVEHYALLSGEIGPSPTLVRVHAENLFTDLFRKTGGRGSDGLQRALTRVGKEGCGAVVFISRPDNGLSQIDNSAGKTGDMGLRDYGIGAQILVALGLEKIRLLSNTSRNVVGLDGYGLEIVEQVSL, translated from the coding sequence ATGAGTCAGATCGAAGAAGAAATAGCGTTCGATAGTGTCGAGGAGGCAATTGAGGAAATTGCTGCGGGTCGGCCCGTTATCGTGACGGATGACGAGTCGCGAGAGAACGAGGGCGATCTCATCGTCGCGGCTTCAAAAGTGACTCCGGAGGTGGTGAACATGATGATTCAGCACGCTCGAGGGCTCATTTGCGCCCCTTGCACAGGCCACCACTTGCAGCGGCTCGGAATCAATCGAATGGTGGATGAAAACCGGGAGGCCCACAAGACCGATTTTACCATATCCATCGATGCGGCGGATGGTATTACCACGGGAATCAGCGCTTATGACCGATTTCGTACGCTCCAGCTTTTGGGAAATCCTGATACATCTCCCGATGAATTCGTCCAGCCTGGCCACATATTTCCGCTTAAAGCAAGGGATGGAGGTGTCCTTGAGCGAGCGGGTCATACGGAAGCGGCGATTGATCTGGCTTCACTAGCGGGACTTTTCCCTTGTGCGGCCATCTGCGAGATTCTAAACGACGACGGTTCGATGGCCCGGATTCCTGAGCTTTGTGTGTTCAAGGAGAAGTTTGGGCTCAAAATGATTTCGATCGCGGCCTTGATTGAGTATCGTCGCAAGCGCGACAAACTCGTGGATGAGGTAAGTGAATTGCCGTTTGAGAGTGAGTTCGGATCTTTTCGTCTTAAGGTTTTTCGGAGTAAGCTCGACCACGTTGAGCACTATGCGTTGCTTTCTGGAGAGATTGGTCCTTCGCCGACCCTGGTACGTGTGCATGCAGAGAATCTATTCACGGATCTGTTTCGAAAAACCGGAGGACGGGGAAGCGACGGGCTGCAAAGGGCGCTGACCCGCGTTGGCAAGGAGGGATGCGGAGCGGTTGTTTTTATTAGTCGTCCAGACAACGGACTTTCTCAGATCGACAATTCAGCCGGAAAGACCGGAGACATGGGACTGCGTGACTATGGGATAGGAGCCCAAATTCTTGTGGCGCTTGGGCTAGAGAAAATCCGCCTTCTCTCGAATACCAGTCGTAACGTGGTCGGATTAGACGGTTACGGCCTCGAAATTGTGGAGCAGGTCTCATTGTAA
- the ribH gene encoding 6,7-dimethyl-8-ribityllumazine synthase: MSRLSPEPSNIDGSDFRVAIVAARYNQIYVDGLLFGVQAALAKAGVLEEKIIVERVPGSNELPIAAQLMAGKAYFDAIIALGVIIAGGTKHFELVADSSNIGLQQVALESGIPLVNGVIVGDNEDQVKERCVGPIPKGTEFGQCALEMAQLRRDYR, translated from the coding sequence ATGAGCCGCTTATCGCCAGAACCTTCCAATATTGACGGATCCGATTTTAGGGTCGCGATTGTCGCTGCTCGTTATAACCAGATTTATGTGGATGGTCTATTGTTCGGGGTTCAGGCGGCCTTGGCGAAAGCGGGTGTCTTGGAAGAGAAAATTATTGTCGAGCGGGTGCCGGGATCAAACGAGCTTCCTATCGCTGCACAACTCATGGCAGGCAAAGCGTATTTCGACGCGATCATTGCTTTGGGTGTTATCATAGCGGGTGGCACAAAGCATTTTGAGTTGGTGGCGGATTCCTCGAATATCGGCTTGCAGCAAGTGGCGTTGGAGTCGGGTATTCCGCTCGTGAATGGCGTAATTGTTGGGGACAACGAGGATCAGGTGAAAGAACGTTGTGTGGGACCGATTCCCAAGGGAACGGAGTTTGGGCAATGCGCTCTCGAAATGGCGCAGTTGCGTCGCGACTACAGGTAA
- the nusB gene encoding transcription antitermination factor NusB — MSEVKKPQRRLCRIACMQYLYSWLINHPEDINEDLRVFYEDQEEERDYYAFADELIFGVIENLDAIDDKIKEIANNWDFDRIAKIDLSILRMAIYELLLRKDIPPVVTINEAIDLSKMYSSEESRRFVNGILDKLRGQLNRPSRQASWD, encoded by the coding sequence ATGTCAGAAGTCAAAAAACCGCAACGACGACTGTGCCGCATCGCTTGCATGCAGTACCTTTACTCGTGGTTGATCAACCATCCCGAAGACATTAATGAAGATCTCAGAGTTTTCTACGAAGACCAGGAGGAGGAACGAGATTACTACGCATTCGCTGACGAGCTTATCTTTGGCGTGATCGAAAATCTAGATGCGATCGACGATAAGATAAAAGAAATCGCGAACAATTGGGATTTCGATCGAATTGCCAAAATCGATCTATCGATATTGAGAATGGCGATCTACGAACTGCTTTTGCGAAAGGATATTCCTCCAGTGGTCACAATCAATGAGGCGATCGATCTGAGCAAAATGTATTCCTCGGAGGAGTCGCGTCGATTCGTAAATGGAATACTCGACAAGCTTCGTGGGCAGTTGAACCGGCCGTCGAGACAGGCGAGTTGGGATTGA